A genomic region of Caenorhabditis elegans chromosome V contains the following coding sequences:
- the fbxa-202 gene encoding F-box domain-containing protein (Confirmed by transcript evidence) produces MPDSSSSNGKRLNKSSNNSASIQQINPKAKYIVKDPRALRLCILFQHLQGVPVFNAYKAMNKTYGDNFMEYRHFEYWYMGIANGSLTVDSYDRFYAFERKKFTDFSNFVQRMVLDMLNPIDRFAARAVCRNFRCIIDNQRSALKKIEMTLKEESVDLNVNDGTVFYHDDFDKGCTVNYKKRKLFVTDKKPLEVAMDDVLALLSGRDVSMDYFGVILAMGKWQWAMVNPKVSFKAIHDALQLIGILSAKSVSLDCAHTDQVVSLLKHFEPETLESLHIEILEFDEDSVKELVILDQWEEAKTLSLTTVAYFSLIVKHLYHFESLKFNFLGETFLMDDIIKFRDEILLKSSVFKSLTCESVDFDARMFVRVFDPNSSRRDSSGSIAYKTKKDTFIITYQPNAFNIKKKIDSEQ; encoded by the exons ATGCCCGATTCATCAAGCAGCAACGGAAAACGTCTCaataaaagttcaaacaaTTCAGCTTCAATTCAACA aattaatcCTAAAGCAAAATATATCGTCAAGGACCCTAGAGCATTGCGACTCtgtattttatttcaacatCTTCAAGGAGTTCCAGTTTTCAATGCATATAAAGCTATGAACAAGACATATGGAGATAATTTTATGGAATACCGACACTTTGAATATTGGTATATGGGAATTGCGAATGGGAGTTTAACCGTAGACTCATATGATAG ATTTTACGCGTTCGAGAGGAAAAAGTTTAccgatttttctaattttgttcaaaGGATGGTTTTGGATATGTTGAATCCAATTGATCG gttCGCCGCACGTGCAGTTTGCCGTAACTTTCGGTGCATTATCGACAATCAACGCTCCGCcttgaagaaaattgagatgACCTTAAAAGAGGAATCAGTGGATTTGAATGTAAATGATGGTACGGTGTTCTACCACGATGACTTTGATAAAGGATGTACTGTAAATTATAAGAAACGGAAACTGTTTGTCACTGATAAGAAACCGTTGGAGGTTGCGATGGATGATGTGTTGGCACTCTTGAGTGGTCGAGATGTGAGCATGGATTATTTTGGAGTTATTTTGGCAATGGGCAAATGGCAATGGGCAATGGTCAATCCAAAAGTTTCCTTTAAAGCTATTCATGATGCTCTACAATTGATTGGAATCTTGTCGGCAAAGTCGGTATCTCTCGATTGTGCTCACACTGACCAAGTCGTTTCACTTCTCAAACACTTTGAGCCTGAAACTCTGGAGAGCTTACACAtcgaaattcttgaatttgatGAGGATTCCGTCAAAGAACTGGTGATTCTCGATCAATGGGAAGAAGCAAAGACTCTTTCACTCACTACTGTCGCTTATTTTTCACTTATCGTCAAGCATCTTTACCATTTCGAATCATTGAAGTTCAACTTTTTGggagaaacttttttaatggatGATATCATCAAATTTCGCGAT gaaattctgCTAAAATCGTCCGTGTTCAAATCACTTACTTGTGAGAGTGTGGATTTCGATGCGAGAATGTTTGTTAGAGTCTTCGATCCAAACTCATCTCGTAGAGACTCCTCTGGTTCAATTGCTTATAAAACTAAAAAGGATACATTCATCATCACTTATCAACCGAATGCTTTCAATATTAAGAAGAAAATCGACTCGGAACAATGA
- the T28C12.2 gene encoding Major facilitator superfamily (MFS) profile domain-containing protein (Confirmed by transcript evidence): MTDSVGPSVDKKKEAEMSAGRILNEKQTDWKSMWICIFLQFIVGVQISVYYMSMWPYLSGLDKTADVDFLGWIVAACSIGCTISNPIYGFWNQKTMSVKWPAITGFLIAAVGQVWYGLLTVATNVKWLMLFARFFTGLGVGNIAALRVYAATASTPKDRMRAISFGTGGFVLGISFGPVISAVFTPLGAYGISIGPIVFNMFTVVAYLMALICFLSCVVIYFLFEESYAGIVTKEEKANDDLVVPMFDIPSAIICIYLFMIVNIIATNVEVMSTPLTTVLYDWKDSDSILYNGITLALSCIISVIFHVLLGASRIGKIDKRNQMLIGIFVFLLYQAFMYPWGFYSGPLNFLPPGVETTEVGGCLVEYHWCQETTRVPLSVYLFCFIVFFGVAFPFVETPSAALYSEVLGPRKQGTMQGFFSLGGSIAPVIASISSTAIFKYTGYRYVIVLQSVFLLVGAALILIFYKRLVPLKVIKKSEDEKISN; the protein is encoded by the exons ATGACGGATTCAGTTGGGCCATCGGTGGACAAAAAGAAAGAGGCTGA AATGTCCGCTGGGAGAatattgaatgaaaaacagaCTGATTGGAAGTCAATGTGGATTTGtatatttcttcaatttattGTTGGAGTTCAAATTTCTGTATACTACATGTCAATGTGGCCATACTTGAGCGGG CTTGACAAAACTGCAGATGTAGATTTTCTGGGCTGGATAGTTGCTGCATGCAGTATTGGATGCACAATT TCAAATCCAATTTACGGATTCTGGAACCAGAAGACAATGTCTGTGAAATGGCCAGCTATAACTGGTTTCCTTATTGCTGCAGTTGGTCAAGTATGGTATGGTCTTTTGACAGTTGCCACAAATGTCAAATGGCTAATGCTCTTCGCCCGTTTCTTCACTGGTCTCGGAGTTGGAAACATTGCAGCTCTTCGTGTTTATGCGGCAACTGCATCCACACCGAAGGATAGAATGAGAGCAATTTCTTTTGGAACAGGAGGATTCGTGCTTGGAATTTCATTTGGGCCTGTTATTTCG GCAGTATTCACCCCTCTCGGAGCttatggaatttcaattgGACCTATTGTATTCAATATGTTCACTGTTGTTGCATACCTTATGGCTTTAATATGCTTCTTGTCATGTGTAGTCAtctattttcttttcgaaGAAAGTTACGCTGGAATTGTTACGAAAGAAGAGAAAGCGAATGACGATTTGGTTGTTCCAATGTTTGATATCCCAAGTGCAATTATTTGCATTTATCTTTTTATGATTGTCAACATTATCGCAACCAATGTGGAAGT aatgtcaACACCATTGACCACTGTTTTATACGATTGGAAGGATAGTGATTCGATTTTGTATAATGGAATTACATTGGCCTTGAGTTGTATTATTTCAGTAATCTTCCATGTGTTATTGGGTGCAAgtagaattggaaaaat tgACAAGAGGAATCAAATGTTGATCGGAATTTTCGTATTTCTGTTGTACCAGGCATTCATGTATCCATGGGGATTCTACTCGGGACCACTGAACTTCTTGCCTCCAGGTGTTGAAACTACCGAAGTGGGAGGATGCTTGGTAGAATATCATTGGTGTCAGGAAACTACCAGGGTCCCACTGTCCGTGTatcttttctgttttattgTATTCTTTGGAGTTGCATTTCCATTTGTGGAGACACCGTCCGCGGCACTTTATTCGGAAGTTCTTGGTCCAAGGAAACAAGGCACGATGCAGGGATTTTTCTCACTCGGTGGAAGTATTGCTCCAGTTATTGCTTCTATTTCTTCAAC agcGATCTTCAAATATACGGGTTATCGCTACGTTATTGTACTTCAATCAGTATTTCTTCTCGTTGGAGCGGCactcattttaatattttacaaGAGACTTGTCCCATTGAAAGTTATTAAAAAGTCAGAAGATGAGAAGATTTCCAATTGA
- the T28C12.1 gene encoding Major facilitator superfamily (MFS) profile domain-containing protein (Confirmed by transcript evidence) has translation MTQIILSEKIEAEKRTDWRSMWIAIVMQFVVGVQISVYYMSMWPYLSGLDKTADFDFLGWVVASCSIGCTIANPIYGYWNQKTMSVKWPVITGFLIAAVGQLWYALLGFFGNVKWFMLCARFLTGLGVGNIAALRVYAAMASTPKDRMRAISFGTGGFVLGFSFGPVISSIFTPLGEEGIQFGGFILNMYTIVSYLMVLICLSACLVVYLFFKESYAGIVTKEEKEKDEVEVPMFDIPASLICIYLFMIVNMTATNIEVMSSPLTTVLYDWKDSDSIFYNGIALAISSAISVAFNIAQGSTRIGRIDKRKQMLFGLTFFLLYQLFMYPWGFYSGPLNFLPKGVETKVAGGCYSEYLWCNDTTRVPLFIYLFCFIVFFGVAFPFVETPAPALFSEILGPRKQGTMQGFFSFGGSLAPVIASISSTAIFKYSGYRYVIVLQASTLLVAIVLILIFYKRLVPLKVVKKCKDSSSSMS, from the exons atgacgcAGATCATTCTGTCCGAAAAGATTGAAGCCGAGAAGCGAACAGATTGGAGATCCATGTGGATTGCCATTGTTATGCAGTTTGTAGTAGGTGTTCAAATTTCTGTATATTACATGTCAATGTGGCCATATTTGAGTGGA CTTGATAAAACAgcagattttgattttcttgggTGGGTTGTTGCGTCTTGCAGTATTGGTTGTACAAtt GCTAATCCAATTTATGGATACTGGAATCAAAAGACAATGTCTGTGAAATGGCCTGTTATCACTGGTTTCCTAATAGCAGCTGTTGGTCAATTATGGTACGCACTTTTGGGCTTTTTCGGAAATGTGAAATGGTTCATGTTATGTGCTCGATTCTTGACTGGCCTTGGCGTTGGAAATATAGCAGCTCTTCGAGTTTATGCAGCAATGGCATCTACGCCAAAAGACAGAATGAGAGCCATATCTTTCGGGACCGGAGGCTTCGTTCTCGGTTTTTCATTTGGACCTGTTATCTCG tCAATCTTCACTCCACTCGGTGAAGAAGGTATCCAATTTGGAGGTTTCATTTTGAACATGTACACAATTGTCTCTTACTTGATGGTTTTGATTTGCCTGTCAGCTTGTTTGGTTGTATACTTATTCTTCAAAGAAAGTTACGCTGGAATAGTGAcaaaagaggaaaaagagaAGGATGAAGTGGAAGTTCCAATGTTTGATATCCCAGCTTCCCTAATTTGTATTTACCTTTTCATGATTGTCAACATGACTGCGACCAATATCGAAGT AATGTCTTCTCCTTTGACCACAGTTCTATATGACTGGAAGGATAGTGACTCAATATTCTACAATGGAATAGCACTAGCCATTAGTAGTGCAATTTCAGTGGCATTCAACATTGCTCAAGGATCAACGCGAATCGGAAGAAT TGACAAAAGGAAGCAAATGTTATTTGGACTAACATTTTTCCTTCTCTACCAGCTTTTCATGTATCCATGGGGATTCTACTCTGGACCTTTGAACTTTTTACCTAAAGGAGTTGAAACAAAAGTCGCCGGAGGATGTTATTCGGAGTATCTCTGGTGTAATGACACAACTCGTGTTCCACTTTTCATATATTTATTCTGCTTTATTGTTTTCTTTGGTGTTGCGTTCCCATTCGTAGAGACACCTGCTCCAGCACTGTTCTCTGAAATCTTAGGGCCAAGGAAACAAGGCACAATGCAGGGATTCTTCTCGTTCGGGGGAAGCCTTGCCCCAGTTATTGCTTCTATTTCTTCCAC agcaatATTCAAATACAGCGGGTATCGTTACGTGATTGTTCTCCAAGCATCAACTCTTCTTGTTGCcatagttttaattttgatattttacaaAAGACTAGTTCCACTAAAAGTGGTCAAGAAGTGCAAAGATTCGTCATCGTCAATGTcatga
- the T28C12.6 gene encoding WAP domain-containing protein (Confirmed by transcript evidence), whose product MIQLLLVGITVVGSQHMTLCDYYEKLGIAKSECGHIIKPQKDIGFFNPPSYDTPNNFRFNSYNPSSNNVNPQFNVFRSYSNDLVGSLPLCRNYFHSCMTSTSCESGTICTNGLEQGSCCTNPSQASCPSVTSMNINCRKLRSVNWCNNDFDCRGGSTTASMCCPTGCNYNMCVHVGAQVYHPRRSVVFKSLSTAATTPDQCPDPYQLGVKCVAARGSNWCYTDSDCRSGLYTRKCCATNCGYNTCVMKFNDKWIIA is encoded by the exons atgatACAGTTGCTGTTGGTTGGTATCACAGTTGTCGGATCACAGCACATGACACTTTGTgattattatgaaaaacttg gAATAGCTAAATCAGAATGTGGACACATTATTAAACCACAGAAGGATATTGGTTTTTTCAATCCTCCATCTTACGACACACCAAACAATTTTAG GTTCAACAGTTATAATCCTAGCAGTAACAATGTGAACCCACAATTTAACGTTTTTCGGTCATATTCcaatg ATCTTGTTGGATCCCTCCCATTATGTCGTAACTATTTCCATTCTTGTATGACTTCCACATCTTGCGAATCAGGAACGATATGCACAAATGGATTAGAACAAGGATCGTGTTGCACGAATCCTAGCCAAGCTAGCTGCCCATCTGTAACATCTATGAACATCAActgcagaaaattgagaagtgTGAACTG GTGTAACAATGATTTCGACTGTCGGGGAGGATCTACCACTGCTTCAATGTGTTGTCCAACTGGCTGTAATTATAACATGTGTGTACACGTTGGTGCACAAGTATATCACCCAAGAAGAAGCGTTG TCTTCAAATCATTATCGACAGCAGCTACAACACCTGATCAATGTCCAGATCCATACCAATTAGGGGTAAAATGTGTGGCAGCTAGAGGTTCGAATTGGTGTTATACTGATAGCGATTGCCGTAGTGGATTGTACACAAGAAA ATGCTGCGCCACAAATTGCGGATACAACACGTGTGTAATGAAGTTCAATGACAAGTGGATCATCGCCTAA